The following are encoded in a window of Salinibacter ruber DSM 13855 genomic DNA:
- a CDS encoding sodium:solute symporter, producing MRSGSFGILDWVAVAGYVLVILGIGFWGTRRSDTSDDYFLAGRSISWPLTGLSLFATNMSGSTLVGLIGGAYQMGLVIYNYEWTAVVALLVLIFFFLPVYRRLGITTAPAFLEYRFDVRTRKYFSALALTGNVLIDMAGTLYAGAIVMRVVLPTLSLEVCVGVLALLAGMYAIAGGLRAAVYTDVLQGVLLLAGTACVSAAAYWQVGGWGAVESATTPSMRNLILPANSEVLPWPGLCTGLMLLGVYYWCINQVMVQRTMAARSLDEARQGALLAGALKLPVLILMVMPGLLALVLYPDLQNPDLVFPTLAFDLLPSGLRGLVLVSFVAAVMSSVDSVLNSASALLTMDFYAALRPEASERQLVLVGRIVAAVVLVLGAAIAPQIAQFSSLWTYLQSALSYLTPPIVAVFLGGLFVRRVNHHAAFFTLVAGSLLALALLLVDPGLHFLYVAGLLFVASLVVMGGVSYATAPWIASAPNAAAMWQRSDSDITPETTTATILLLIAIAVTVGLLW from the coding sequence ATGCGATCTGGCTCATTCGGCATTCTTGACTGGGTCGCAGTTGCGGGGTACGTCCTCGTCATCCTCGGCATCGGATTTTGGGGAACGCGCCGGTCCGACACGAGCGATGACTACTTTCTCGCGGGGCGCTCCATTTCTTGGCCCCTCACGGGCCTTTCGCTGTTTGCGACCAACATGTCAGGGAGCACCCTGGTGGGCCTGATTGGGGGCGCGTACCAGATGGGACTCGTCATCTACAACTACGAATGGACGGCGGTCGTCGCTCTCCTTGTCCTCATCTTCTTTTTCCTCCCTGTCTACCGTCGTCTCGGCATTACGACGGCACCTGCGTTTCTGGAGTATCGCTTTGACGTGCGCACCCGAAAGTACTTCTCGGCCCTCGCTCTCACCGGGAACGTCTTGATCGACATGGCGGGCACGCTTTACGCGGGAGCCATCGTGATGCGGGTCGTGCTTCCCACGCTGTCGCTAGAAGTGTGTGTAGGGGTGCTTGCCCTCCTGGCGGGCATGTACGCCATCGCAGGGGGGCTTCGCGCCGCCGTCTATACTGATGTGCTCCAGGGTGTCCTCCTGCTCGCGGGTACAGCCTGCGTGTCGGCGGCAGCGTACTGGCAGGTGGGCGGATGGGGGGCAGTTGAGAGCGCCACCACCCCGTCCATGCGAAACCTCATCCTTCCAGCTAACAGTGAGGTTCTCCCGTGGCCTGGCCTCTGTACAGGCCTAATGCTGCTGGGTGTATATTACTGGTGCATCAATCAGGTGATGGTGCAGCGTACGATGGCGGCACGCTCACTTGATGAGGCCCGGCAGGGAGCACTACTTGCCGGAGCACTTAAACTCCCGGTTTTGATCTTGATGGTAATGCCTGGCCTTCTCGCCTTAGTTCTGTATCCTGATCTACAGAATCCGGACCTCGTCTTTCCAACACTCGCGTTTGATCTTCTTCCTAGCGGTCTACGTGGCCTTGTCCTAGTGTCGTTTGTTGCGGCAGTCATGTCGTCCGTCGACTCCGTGCTAAACTCCGCGTCGGCCCTCCTCACGATGGACTTCTACGCGGCGCTGCGCCCAGAGGCATCAGAGCGCCAACTTGTGCTCGTTGGACGGATCGTCGCCGCTGTCGTCCTGGTTCTCGGCGCTGCGATCGCGCCGCAAATTGCCCAGTTCTCGTCGCTTTGGACGTACCTGCAGTCCGCGCTCTCGTACCTCACCCCTCCCATCGTCGCCGTCTTCCTCGGCGGGCTCTTTGTCCGTCGCGTGAACCACCACGCCGCGTTTTTCACCCTCGTGGCCGGCAGCCTGCTGGCGCTCGCTCTCCTCCTCGTCGATCCAGGCCTACACTTCCTCTACGTGGCGGGCCTTCTCTTCGTGGCGAGTCTGGTCGTGATGGGAGGCGTCAGCTACGCCACGGCTCCCTGGATCGCCTCCGCCCCCAACGCGGCGGCCATGTGGCAACGGAGTGACTCGGACATCACCCCCGAAACGACGACGGCCACCATCCTCCTGCTCATCGCCATCGCCGTCACCGTCGGTCTTCTGTGGTAG
- a CDS encoding ABC transporter ATP-binding protein, with protein sequence MPETDSTSEEPSLRPERLWTSLRRILRLGWPYRVRLVGAVVLTVVGAAVALVVPLGLRELVDAVFQQENRALLDWLTVALIVLFLARSAAAFGGKYLLGWTGERVVADLRKKVYQHLHRQSLRFFTDHRTGDLTSRLTNDVGSVRSAVKDALPNFLTQSLSLVGSVALMVVLNWRLSLIIFLIVPAVTGFAIYFGRKIRALARDIQDRLADTTAVAEEALASIRVVKAFARSDYEVDRYNEAVEDLFGTARYRVVVTALFESTVGLLFFAALVAIFWYGGIEVLAGRLTEGDLVAFVFYAFNIARSVSSMSQLYSTFNSAAGATERLFDLLDTEPHLRDAADAIDLPPIDGRVRLDDVTFAYDEGRPVLKDISLDVAAGETVALVGPSGAGKSTLMSLIPRFYAPQEGRVRVDGHDLSDVSRQSLRAQIASVSQEVHLFNATIGENIRYGRLDASDEAVAEAARAANAHDFIVDLPEGYDSEVGERGVKLSGGQRQRVAIARALLRDARLLLLDEATSSLDSASEALVQEALERLMEGRTTFIIAHRLSTVQTADRLFVLDDGRVVQRGTHAELMQAGGLYRRLASYQFREPSGVDEGMLD encoded by the coding sequence ATGCCGGAGACCGATTCTACGTCTGAAGAGCCGTCGCTCCGCCCCGAGCGGCTGTGGACGTCCCTCCGGCGCATCCTTCGGCTCGGGTGGCCCTACCGGGTCCGCCTCGTGGGGGCCGTGGTGCTCACCGTGGTGGGGGCGGCGGTGGCACTCGTCGTGCCGTTGGGACTGCGCGAGCTGGTGGACGCGGTGTTTCAGCAGGAAAACCGGGCCCTGCTCGACTGGCTGACCGTGGCGCTTATCGTGCTCTTTCTGGCCCGCTCCGCGGCGGCCTTTGGGGGCAAATACCTGCTGGGCTGGACCGGCGAGCGCGTGGTCGCGGACCTGCGCAAGAAGGTTTACCAACACCTCCACCGGCAGAGCCTGCGGTTCTTCACCGACCACCGGACGGGAGACCTCACCTCGCGTCTCACCAACGACGTAGGCTCGGTGCGGAGCGCGGTGAAGGACGCGCTCCCCAATTTTCTGACCCAGTCGCTCTCGCTGGTGGGCTCGGTGGCGCTCATGGTGGTGCTCAACTGGCGCCTCAGCCTCATCATCTTCCTCATCGTGCCGGCCGTCACCGGGTTTGCGATCTACTTCGGGCGCAAGATTCGGGCGCTCGCCCGCGACATCCAGGACCGGCTGGCCGACACGACCGCCGTGGCGGAGGAGGCCCTCGCGTCCATCCGCGTCGTCAAGGCGTTTGCGCGGTCCGACTACGAGGTGGACCGCTACAACGAGGCGGTGGAGGACCTCTTCGGCACGGCGCGCTACCGGGTGGTCGTCACGGCCCTGTTCGAGTCGACGGTGGGGCTGCTTTTCTTCGCCGCCCTCGTGGCGATCTTCTGGTACGGCGGCATCGAGGTGCTGGCCGGGCGGCTCACGGAGGGAGACCTCGTGGCGTTCGTGTTCTACGCCTTCAACATCGCGCGGAGCGTGAGCAGCATGTCGCAGCTCTACTCCACCTTCAACAGCGCCGCGGGGGCGACCGAGCGCCTGTTCGACCTGCTCGACACCGAGCCCCACCTCCGCGACGCCGCGGACGCCATCGACCTGCCCCCGATCGACGGCCGTGTGCGCCTCGACGACGTGACCTTTGCCTACGACGAGGGGCGGCCCGTGCTCAAGGACATCTCGCTCGACGTGGCGGCGGGCGAGACGGTCGCCCTCGTGGGACCGAGCGGCGCGGGGAAGTCGACCCTGATGAGCCTGATTCCCCGCTTCTACGCTCCCCAGGAGGGGCGTGTCCGCGTCGACGGCCACGACCTGAGCGACGTCTCGCGACAATCGCTGCGTGCCCAGATCGCGTCCGTGTCGCAGGAGGTGCACCTTTTCAACGCCACGATCGGGGAGAACATCCGCTACGGGCGGCTCGACGCGTCCGACGAGGCGGTGGCCGAGGCGGCCCGCGCCGCCAACGCGCACGACTTCATCGTGGACCTGCCCGAGGGCTACGACTCGGAGGTGGGCGAGCGAGGCGTCAAGCTGAGCGGCGGGCAGCGCCAGCGCGTGGCCATCGCCCGGGCCCTGTTGCGCGACGCGCGGCTGCTGCTCCTGGACGAGGCCACCTCGTCCCTCGATTCGGCGTCGGAGGCCCTCGTGCAGGAGGCCCTGGAGCGGCTCATGGAAGGGCGCACCACGTTCATCATCGCGCACCGCCTCTCCACCGTCCAGACGGCCGACCGCCTCTTCGTGCTCGACGACGGCCGCGTCGTGCAGCGCGGCACCCACGCCGAGCTGATGCAGGCGGGCGGGCTCTACCGCCGGCTCGCGTCGTATCAGTTTCGGGAGCCGAGCGGAGTCGACGAAGGGATGCTTGACTAG
- a CDS encoding phasin family protein has product MTATNDETPTDDRKGFSLKTLPDEVSGRAREIWLAGLGALERLEQEGDKVFETLVERGRNYEDARRDQIEKATETVREQQETLTEDVTQRLDDATQSVEQAVSDTLSGTLGQLGLASRSEVRNLSRRVGELSKKLDALSEMLNAQQTAVEPRVFHVAPSDDGWSITVEGEEAPVGTHDTKKEAVSTARATAKEQAPSQLVVHKQDRSVQESFSYEADEA; this is encoded by the coding sequence ATGACGGCCACGAACGACGAGACGCCCACGGACGACCGGAAAGGCTTCTCCTTGAAGACGCTGCCCGACGAGGTATCGGGACGGGCGCGCGAGATTTGGCTCGCCGGCCTCGGGGCGCTGGAGCGGCTCGAACAGGAGGGCGACAAGGTGTTTGAGACGCTCGTTGAGCGCGGCCGAAACTACGAGGACGCGCGCCGCGACCAGATCGAAAAGGCCACCGAGACCGTCCGCGAGCAGCAGGAAACCCTTACCGAAGACGTGACCCAGCGGCTCGACGACGCCACGCAGTCGGTGGAGCAGGCCGTCTCGGACACCCTCAGCGGCACGCTCGGCCAGCTCGGATTGGCCAGCCGCAGTGAGGTGCGCAACCTGTCTCGGCGCGTGGGGGAGCTGTCGAAAAAGCTGGACGCCCTCTCGGAGATGCTCAACGCTCAGCAGACGGCCGTCGAGCCCCGTGTCTTTCACGTCGCGCCCAGCGACGACGGGTGGAGCATCACGGTGGAGGGGGAGGAGGCCCCCGTCGGCACCCACGACACGAAGAAGGAGGCCGTCAGCACGGCCCGTGCCACGGCCAAGGAGCAGGCGCCCAGCCAACTCGTCGTCCACAAACAGGACCGTTCGGTCCAGGAGAGCTTCTCGTACGAGGCGGACGAGGCGTAG
- a CDS encoding GAF domain-containing protein, whose product MCSFADDTSKAERSAPASSPQPSADGPTPSPARRIFVAFGAAMLTASAGVAGAFALSSVWISAFVLGTCGLLATGIASHVAWRVGRSVHRVRHTVEAHPAEGRGTSQSSRPDDFFGDLPARLRTLTDEVERRGAHMDALGQMMTRTSTEAEVHAAFRTFLEEVRNVTQAQYAALSIFDENGEIVEFFTLGLTDEQEAAIDHPPEGEGLLGYIPEQQVTLRLDDMTTHSESVGFPDGHPPMQSLLAAPITYQDQALGNLYLSDKEEVTTFDAADERFVEAAAEAAAVLINERQSRRRNERTRQTLRRETRALADVLGQLAEGDLSVDVPQDSDDEDLARVWARLDETVHSLRTLIGRITEATRELSATSTQLSSTADDMSAGAEEQSTQLDDVAAAMEEMSRTIGENAETVDRTSKRAEAARAAAQENGDIIYRAIEKMEQVGEVVEHSAETINQLGASSEAIGEIVATIDDIADQTNLLALNAAIEQQSATSERVSQNIKEISTVTSQTAQDVTEIAQSAADLSDLSGRLVATTDQFVLEGEDQQAPAASPARGDGAPSVSAP is encoded by the coding sequence GCCAGCGCCGGGGTCGCGGGGGCCTTCGCACTGTCATCGGTCTGGATCAGCGCATTCGTTCTCGGCACGTGTGGACTGCTCGCGACCGGAATTGCGAGCCACGTTGCGTGGCGGGTGGGCCGGTCCGTCCACCGCGTCCGGCATACCGTGGAGGCCCATCCGGCCGAGGGCCGGGGCACATCGCAATCGTCCCGCCCGGATGACTTTTTCGGGGACCTTCCTGCCCGCCTCCGCACCCTAACCGACGAGGTGGAGCGGAGGGGCGCGCACATGGACGCCCTCGGACAGATGATGACGCGTACGAGCACGGAGGCGGAGGTGCACGCGGCGTTCCGTACGTTCCTAGAAGAGGTGCGCAACGTGACCCAGGCCCAGTACGCGGCCCTCAGCATCTTCGACGAGAACGGCGAGATCGTGGAGTTCTTCACGCTCGGCCTGACGGACGAGCAGGAGGCGGCCATCGACCATCCCCCGGAGGGAGAGGGCCTGCTCGGATACATTCCCGAGCAACAGGTCACGCTGCGGCTCGACGACATGACCACCCACAGCGAGTCGGTCGGCTTTCCCGACGGGCACCCGCCCATGCAGTCGCTGCTGGCGGCGCCCATCACGTATCAGGACCAGGCGCTCGGCAACCTCTACCTGTCGGACAAGGAGGAGGTTACGACCTTCGACGCGGCCGACGAGCGGTTCGTCGAGGCGGCCGCGGAAGCGGCGGCCGTCCTCATCAACGAGCGGCAGTCGCGGCGGCGCAACGAGCGCACCCGACAGACGCTCCGCCGCGAGACACGGGCCCTCGCCGACGTGCTCGGGCAACTGGCCGAGGGCGACCTGTCGGTCGACGTTCCGCAGGACAGCGACGACGAGGACCTGGCCCGCGTGTGGGCCCGACTGGACGAGACGGTGCACAGCCTCCGCACCCTCATCGGGCGCATTACCGAAGCAACCCGGGAGCTCTCCGCCACGTCCACCCAGCTGTCCAGCACGGCAGACGACATGTCGGCCGGGGCCGAAGAGCAGTCGACCCAGCTCGACGACGTCGCCGCGGCGATGGAGGAGATGTCGCGAACCATTGGCGAGAACGCCGAGACGGTCGACCGCACGTCCAAGCGTGCCGAGGCCGCCCGGGCAGCAGCCCAAGAGAACGGCGACATCATCTACCGGGCCATCGAGAAGATGGAGCAGGTCGGTGAGGTCGTCGAGCACTCCGCCGAGACGATCAACCAGCTGGGCGCCTCCAGCGAGGCAATCGGGGAGATCGTGGCGACGATCGACGACATCGCGGACCAGACGAACCTGCTCGCCCTCAACGCCGCCATCGAGCAGCAGTCCGCCACGAGCGAGCGGGTCTCCCAAAACATCAAGGAGATCTCGACGGTCACCTCGCAGACCGCCCAGGACGTGACGGAGATCGCCCAGTCCGCCGCCGACCTCAGCGACCTGTCCGGGCGGCTCGTCGCCACGACCGACCAGTTCGTCCTTGAGGGCGAGGACCAACAGGCCCCCGCGGCGTCCCCGGCCCGTGGCGACGGGGCGCCGTCCGTCTCGGCACCGTAG
- a CDS encoding LacI family DNA-binding transcriptional regulator produces MSVTIRDVADEASVSATTVSRVFNHDHLVNSETREHVLEVAQRMGYAPDATARSLSSGRTRSIGVILPAPHGEFFSELIRGLDDAAQEADHFLLIASSHYNPDEGRSALESLAGRVDGLVIMTPRARSDPLTEGMDLPTVFVNSELQGDAFDLYRMENREGAAHAVRHLIEAGHSRIAAITGPPGSYDVERRMRGYRDALAEHDLDEGPLVEGDFTQKSGYQAGKKLLEGEELPDAVFACNDYMAIGAMLAFQESGLRVPDDIAVAGFDDITSARYANPPLTTVRVPVYELGRRAGERLLQRVQSSRPPESETFRVPHELKVRDSTKPRDS; encoded by the coding sequence ATGAGCGTCACGATTCGCGATGTCGCCGACGAGGCAAGTGTATCGGCGACCACTGTCTCACGAGTCTTCAACCACGACCACCTGGTCAACAGCGAGACTCGGGAACATGTGCTCGAAGTAGCGCAGCGCATGGGCTACGCTCCCGATGCCACTGCCCGAAGCCTCAGCAGTGGCCGTACGCGTTCCATCGGGGTCATCCTCCCCGCCCCGCACGGCGAGTTTTTCTCGGAGCTGATTCGGGGGCTCGACGACGCCGCGCAGGAGGCCGACCATTTTCTACTCATCGCGAGTTCACACTACAACCCGGATGAGGGCAGGTCGGCCTTGGAATCACTGGCTGGGCGCGTGGACGGGCTGGTGATTATGACGCCTCGGGCGCGGTCCGATCCGTTGACCGAAGGAATGGACCTTCCGACGGTTTTCGTTAACAGCGAGCTCCAGGGGGATGCTTTCGACCTGTACCGCATGGAAAACCGTGAGGGTGCTGCCCACGCAGTGCGTCATCTGATCGAGGCGGGGCATTCCCGGATTGCCGCCATCACCGGACCGCCTGGAAGCTACGACGTGGAGCGGCGGATGCGGGGCTATCGCGACGCCCTGGCTGAGCACGATCTCGACGAGGGTCCCCTCGTGGAGGGGGACTTCACACAGAAAAGCGGCTACCAAGCCGGGAAAAAACTTCTCGAGGGAGAGGAACTCCCGGACGCGGTTTTTGCCTGCAACGACTACATGGCGATTGGAGCCATGCTGGCCTTTCAGGAGTCCGGACTTCGCGTGCCCGACGACATCGCGGTGGCCGGGTTCGACGACATCACGAGTGCCCGCTACGCCAATCCCCCGCTCACCACGGTGCGGGTCCCGGTGTACGAGCTAGGCCGGCGGGCCGGGGAGCGGCTTCTCCAACGCGTGCAGTCCAGCCGTCCGCCAGAGTCCGAGACCTTTCGCGTCCCCCACGAGCTGAAGGTGCGCGACAGCACGAAACCGCGGGACTCGTGA
- the clpB gene encoding ATP-dependent chaperone ClpB, protein MNLQKFTVKAQEAVQKAMELAASKNHQGIEPPHLLEAFLSDPDSVAVSILRRVGVSLDRLRTEVEAALESLPTVTGASAGDQYVGEELKKVFDRARAEADVMDDEYVSTEHLLIGLVEGQNEIGQALRAQGGSKEHVMEALEDVRGGQGADDPHAESRYEALDRFAQDLNAMAREGDIDPVIGREQEIRRVLQILSRRTKNNPVLVGEAGVGKTAIAEGIATRIVQGDVPESMQSKRIVALDMGALLAGSKYRGEFEDRLKAVVNEVSESDGEIVLFIDELHTLVGAGASEGAMDAANILKPALARGELRAIGATTLDEFRKHIEDDRALERRFQKVLVEEPSVEDTVSILRGLKERYEVHHGVRINDSALINAADLSERYITDRQLPDKAIDLIDESAARLRMEIDSMPADLDQLEREIRQLEIEREAVKRDEGDQAEKLDEIDRKIADLEDERDELKARWTEEKDLIQTVRSAKERIDELRVKAENLEREGKYDAVAEIQYGEIPDLKEEAEAANQKLEEIQEDGALLKEEVDGEDIAEIVSNWTGIPVSKMLESERAKLLRMEEELSERVVGQDEAIEVVSNAVRRGRTGMQEGDQPIGSFIFLGTTGVGKTELAKTLATFLFDDEDAMVRIDMSEYQERHTASRLIGAAPGYVGYEEGGQLTEAVRRKPYSVVLLDEIEKAHPEIFNVLLQVLDDGRLTDNQGRTVDFTNTIIIMTSNMGSDVISERMDEVEGGYLSEREHQELEEEVLKMLRRQVKPEFLNRIDDIVMFRSLSREHIREIVEIQFGRVQQIADKNHDLSLELSDDAKDWLADRGYDPAFGARPLKRVMKRHVSNGLSQALLDGTIADGDHVRIERADDEEGLTFEAVAPAGAEQAADAAATGGDGAAAVDA, encoded by the coding sequence ATGAACCTGCAAAAATTTACCGTCAAGGCCCAGGAGGCCGTGCAGAAGGCGATGGAGCTGGCGGCCTCCAAGAACCACCAGGGCATTGAGCCGCCGCACCTGCTGGAGGCCTTCCTGAGCGACCCCGACAGCGTGGCCGTGTCGATCCTGCGGCGTGTGGGGGTGAGCCTCGATCGCCTCCGCACGGAGGTGGAGGCGGCCCTAGAGTCGTTGCCCACGGTGACGGGCGCGAGTGCTGGCGACCAGTATGTGGGGGAGGAGCTGAAGAAGGTGTTCGACCGCGCCCGCGCCGAGGCGGACGTGATGGACGACGAGTACGTCTCGACCGAGCACCTCCTCATCGGCCTCGTCGAGGGCCAGAACGAGATCGGACAGGCCCTTCGCGCCCAGGGCGGCTCGAAGGAGCACGTCATGGAGGCGCTGGAGGACGTGCGCGGCGGGCAGGGCGCCGACGACCCCCACGCCGAGAGTCGCTACGAGGCGCTCGACCGCTTCGCCCAGGACCTGAACGCGATGGCCCGCGAGGGCGACATCGACCCGGTGATCGGGCGCGAGCAGGAGATCCGCCGCGTGCTGCAGATTCTGAGCCGCCGCACCAAGAACAACCCGGTGCTCGTGGGCGAGGCCGGCGTCGGCAAGACGGCCATCGCCGAGGGCATCGCCACGCGCATCGTGCAGGGCGACGTGCCGGAGTCGATGCAGTCGAAGCGCATTGTGGCGCTCGACATGGGGGCGCTTCTGGCCGGCTCCAAGTACCGGGGGGAGTTTGAGGACCGGCTCAAGGCGGTCGTCAACGAGGTGTCCGAGTCCGACGGCGAGATCGTCCTCTTCATCGACGAGCTGCACACGCTCGTGGGGGCCGGGGCGTCGGAGGGCGCCATGGACGCGGCCAACATTCTGAAGCCCGCTCTCGCCCGCGGGGAGCTGCGTGCCATCGGCGCGACCACGCTCGACGAATTTCGCAAGCACATCGAGGACGATCGGGCCCTGGAGCGCCGCTTCCAGAAGGTGCTCGTAGAAGAGCCGAGCGTGGAGGACACGGTCTCGATCCTGCGCGGCCTCAAGGAACGCTACGAGGTGCACCACGGCGTGCGCATCAACGACAGCGCGCTCATCAACGCCGCCGACCTCAGCGAGCGCTATATCACCGACCGGCAGCTGCCGGACAAGGCGATCGACCTGATCGACGAGTCGGCCGCCCGCCTCCGCATGGAGATCGACTCGATGCCCGCGGACCTCGACCAGTTGGAGCGGGAGATCCGGCAGCTCGAAATTGAGCGCGAGGCCGTGAAGCGCGACGAGGGGGACCAGGCCGAGAAGCTCGACGAGATCGACCGGAAGATCGCCGACCTCGAGGACGAGCGCGACGAGCTGAAGGCCCGCTGGACGGAGGAGAAGGACCTGATCCAGACGGTTCGCTCCGCGAAGGAGCGCATCGATGAGCTCCGCGTGAAGGCCGAAAACCTGGAGCGGGAGGGCAAGTACGACGCGGTCGCCGAAATTCAGTACGGCGAAATTCCGGACCTGAAGGAGGAGGCCGAGGCGGCCAACCAGAAGCTCGAAGAGATCCAGGAGGACGGCGCGCTGCTGAAGGAGGAGGTCGACGGCGAGGACATCGCCGAGATCGTCTCCAACTGGACCGGCATTCCGGTGTCGAAGATGCTGGAGAGCGAGCGCGCGAAGCTCCTCCGCATGGAAGAGGAGCTGTCGGAGCGCGTGGTCGGCCAGGACGAGGCCATCGAGGTCGTCTCCAACGCCGTCCGCCGGGGGCGCACCGGCATGCAGGAGGGCGATCAGCCGATCGGTTCGTTCATCTTCCTGGGCACCACCGGCGTGGGGAAGACGGAACTGGCGAAGACGCTCGCCACGTTCCTCTTCGACGACGAGGACGCGATGGTGCGCATCGACATGAGCGAGTACCAGGAGCGCCACACGGCCAGCCGCCTTATCGGCGCGGCCCCCGGCTACGTCGGCTACGAGGAGGGCGGCCAGCTTACCGAGGCGGTCCGGCGCAAGCCCTACTCCGTGGTGCTCCTCGACGAGATCGAGAAGGCGCACCCCGAGATCTTCAACGTGCTCCTGCAGGTGCTCGACGACGGGCGCCTGACCGACAACCAGGGGCGCACGGTCGACTTCACGAACACGATCATCATCATGACCTCGAACATGGGCTCCGACGTGATCTCGGAGCGGATGGACGAGGTGGAGGGCGGGTACCTCTCGGAGCGCGAGCATCAGGAGCTTGAGGAGGAGGTCCTCAAGATGCTGCGCCGCCAGGTGAAGCCCGAATTCCTGAACCGGATCGACGACATCGTGATGTTCCGCTCGCTTAGCCGCGAGCACATCCGCGAGATCGTCGAGATCCAGTTCGGGCGTGTCCAGCAGATCGCGGACAAGAACCACGACCTGTCGCTCGAGCTGTCCGACGACGCGAAGGACTGGCTCGCCGACCGCGGCTACGACCCGGCCTTCGGCGCCCGCCCGCTGAAGCGCGTGATGAAGCGGCACGTGTCGAACGGCCTCTCGCAGGCGCTGCTCGACGGCACGATCGCCGACGGCGACCACGTCCGCATCGAGCGGGCCGACGACGAGGAGGGCCTCACGTTCGAGGCCGTGGCACCGGCGGGGGCCGAGCAGGCCGCCGACGCCGCCGCGACCGGCGGGGACGGGGCCGCGGCCGTTGACGCCTAA
- a CDS encoding cupin domain-containing protein, with translation MHAGSLREKLEQFDEQWAPRIIAAVNDQHVKLAKLEGPFDWHHHDGADEFFLVLRGRLVIEFRDADDRRLDEGDFCVVPSGTDHRPVAPDGEAHVLLVEPAATRNTGNLDTDRTVEDPEWI, from the coding sequence ATGCACGCCGGAAGCCTCCGCGAGAAGCTGGAGCAGTTCGACGAACAGTGGGCGCCCCGCATCATCGCGGCAGTGAACGACCAGCACGTCAAGCTCGCCAAGCTGGAGGGGCCGTTCGACTGGCACCACCACGACGGCGCGGACGAGTTTTTTCTCGTCCTCCGTGGACGGCTCGTCATCGAGTTCCGGGACGCGGACGATCGGCGGCTCGACGAGGGCGACTTCTGCGTCGTCCCGAGCGGCACCGACCACCGCCCGGTCGCCCCCGACGGGGAAGCGCACGTTCTCCTCGTGGAGCCCGCCGCCACCCGCAACACCGGGAATCTCGACACCGACCGCACGGTTGAGGATCCCGAATGGATTTGA